In Halopseudomonas nanhaiensis, a single window of DNA contains:
- a CDS encoding OmpA family protein — MKSTLMVKILALVVGGLSCPALALGAVDLPLIEKGRVHHSEDVGGRFEFPLGSIIYQAEADEQYSKGYRPSSSRQLEGNLTREIYDLPAQIRSRGVFVMVRDSLKSSGFDIMFECARDACGKPDAWALYLSPLMRASSDAQYYLAAKAGDASFVGVYAKEVGGQTRILVDHILVDQPEHGVSSSDVASFEFSSGSSVVPNSARKHLASLAERIRRSPDEEKFVLVGHADQRGTLLRNLLLSGARAQALRKTLLEQYGVSSDKMAVAAHGYSNPQRGRVGALDRRVEVLAQLKADQLVTQDKVGAATD; from the coding sequence ATGAAATCAACTTTGATGGTGAAAATCCTGGCGTTGGTCGTTGGTGGCCTGTCATGTCCTGCTCTAGCGCTGGGTGCCGTGGATCTGCCGCTGATCGAAAAGGGGCGCGTACACCACAGCGAGGATGTAGGAGGGCGCTTCGAGTTCCCGTTGGGGTCGATCATCTACCAGGCGGAAGCAGACGAGCAGTACTCCAAAGGCTATCGCCCGTCCAGTAGCCGCCAACTTGAAGGGAATCTGACCCGTGAAATATATGATCTGCCGGCCCAGATACGCTCCAGGGGAGTGTTCGTCATGGTGCGTGACTCACTGAAGTCGTCCGGCTTCGATATCATGTTCGAATGCGCAAGAGATGCCTGCGGTAAACCGGATGCGTGGGCGTTGTATTTGTCCCCACTGATGCGCGCGTCTAGCGACGCTCAATATTATCTCGCGGCCAAGGCTGGCGATGCCTCGTTCGTCGGTGTTTACGCCAAGGAGGTGGGTGGGCAGACGCGGATCCTCGTCGACCATATCCTGGTTGACCAACCTGAGCATGGCGTATCGAGCAGCGATGTCGCCAGCTTCGAGTTTTCCAGCGGTTCTTCAGTGGTTCCGAATTCCGCTCGCAAACATCTCGCCAGCCTGGCCGAACGCATCCGCCGCTCGCCGGATGAAGAGAAGTTCGTGCTGGTAGGCCATGCTGATCAGAGAGGGACTCTCTTGCGCAATCTGCTACTGTCCGGGGCGAGGGCTCAGGCGCTACGCAAGACACTCCTGGAGCAGTACGGTGTCAGCTCGGACAAAATGGCTGTCGCAGCCCATGGTTATTCGAACCCGCAGCGGGGGCGGGTGGGCGCACTTGATCGACGAGTAGAGGTGCTTGCTCAACTCAAAGCCGATCAGCTTGTCACTCAGGACAAGGTCGGTGCCGCAACTGACTGA
- a CDS encoding PA2778 family cysteine peptidase → MPDRHLQRRQLLSLRSLRTTVLIGLAALLSACAGKAPTLPTPDQLGHLPRQVLIDVPFHAQDEFQCGPAALAMVFNHHLIPAEPDDLTTRVYIPAREGSLQIEMVAAAREQNLLAYPLKGNIEALLTELAAGNPVLVMQNLRFGWYPQWHYAVAIGYDLNRDVLILHSGLEQAKHQSLTVFARTWDRADRWARVMLRPTQLPATAEPLAYLKAAADLEQTGRLDPAEQAYRTALSEWPDPPTARFGLGNVLWAKGEREDAVGEFRVLTEEHPEFMPGWNNLIEGLKQLGYRSEAEAARRKAGVEPL, encoded by the coding sequence GTGCCTGACCGACATCTACAGCGTCGTCAATTGCTCTCGCTGAGATCACTCCGCACGACCGTCCTGATCGGGCTGGCAGCACTGCTGTCAGCCTGCGCAGGCAAGGCTCCAACCCTCCCCACGCCAGACCAGCTCGGCCACCTGCCCCGCCAGGTACTGATCGATGTGCCCTTTCACGCGCAGGATGAATTCCAATGCGGCCCGGCCGCACTGGCGATGGTGTTCAATCATCATCTGATCCCCGCGGAACCGGACGACCTCACCACCCGCGTCTACATCCCCGCCCGTGAGGGCAGCCTGCAGATCGAAATGGTCGCCGCTGCGCGCGAGCAGAACCTGCTGGCCTACCCGCTCAAGGGCAACATCGAGGCACTGCTTACCGAGCTCGCAGCCGGCAACCCGGTGCTGGTCATGCAGAACCTGCGCTTTGGTTGGTACCCCCAGTGGCACTACGCCGTCGCCATCGGCTACGACCTGAACCGCGATGTGCTGATTCTGCATAGCGGGCTGGAGCAAGCCAAACACCAGTCGCTCACCGTCTTTGCCCGCACCTGGGACCGCGCCGACCGCTGGGCGCGCGTGATGCTCAGGCCGACCCAGCTCCCGGCCACCGCCGAACCTCTGGCGTACCTGAAAGCAGCCGCAGACCTGGAACAGACCGGGCGGCTGGACCCGGCAGAACAGGCTTATCGCACAGCATTGAGCGAATGGCCGGATCCGCCCACGGCGCGGTTTGGTTTGGGCAATGTGTTGTGGGCGAAGGGTGAACGGGAGGACGCGGTGGGAGAGTTTCGGGTGCTGACTGAAGAGCATCCAGAATTTATGCCCGGCTGGAACAATCTCATCGAAGGACTCAAGCAGCTTGGCTACCGCAGCGAAGCAGAGGCCGCAAGGCGGAAAGCTGGTGTCGAGCCCCTATAA
- a CDS encoding PA2779 family protein codes for MTLTRTARRYLSAFMTALFMLTSMASLQAQAAMIGTHEVVAEQQLSMDRQALKDLLADQDVQNKMTDMGVSAADVEQRIDSLTAEELAQFNSQLEDGAAGGSVVGVIVLFLLIFVVTDILCLTDIYSVVNCSR; via the coding sequence ATGACCCTCACGCGCACCGCAAGACGTTATCTGTCCGCCTTCATGACCGCACTGTTCATGCTCACCAGCATGGCCAGCTTGCAGGCCCAGGCCGCCATGATCGGTACCCACGAGGTGGTGGCCGAGCAGCAGCTGAGCATGGACCGCCAGGCACTGAAGGATCTGCTCGCCGATCAGGACGTGCAGAACAAGATGACTGACATGGGCGTATCGGCAGCCGACGTCGAACAGCGTATCGACAGCCTGACCGCTGAAGAACTGGCTCAGTTCAACAGCCAGCTCGAAGACGGCGCAGCCGGCGGCAGCGTGGTCGGTGTGATCGTACTGTTCCTGCTGATCTTCGTGGTCACCGACATCCTGTGCCTGACCGACATCTACAGCGTCGTCAATTGCTCTCGCTGA
- a CDS encoding NAD(P)/FAD-dependent oxidoreductase encodes MTYTEHTGSYYAASANPSPERPPLQGSHETDVCIIGAGYTGISTALFLAEHGFKVTVLEAAKVGFGASGRNGGQIVNSYSRDIDVIEKTLGNDQARMLGDMAFEGGRIIRDRVKRYNIKCDLKDGGVFAAFNQKQMDHLQAQKKLWERYGHTELQMLDTAGIRDVVNTDLYVGGMLDMSGGHIHPLNLVLGEAAAVESLGGIIHEQSRVMRVEQGERPVVHTEHGQVKARFVVVAGNAYLGDLIPQLAAKSMPCGTQVVATEPLSPEVAYSLLPQDYCVEDCSYLLDYYRLTGDRRLIFGGGVVYGARDPADVVSLVRPNLVRTFPQLKDVKIDYAWTGNFLLTLSRLPQMGRIGSNIYYSQGCSGHGVTFTHVAGKVLAEALRGQAERFDAFAALPHYPFPGGRLFRVPFTAMGAWYYQMRDKLGI; translated from the coding sequence ATGACCTACACAGAGCATACCGGTTCGTACTACGCCGCCTCGGCCAACCCCTCTCCCGAGCGGCCGCCATTGCAGGGCAGCCACGAGACGGATGTCTGCATCATCGGCGCCGGCTACACCGGCATTTCCACCGCGCTGTTCCTGGCTGAGCACGGGTTCAAGGTCACCGTGCTGGAAGCGGCCAAAGTGGGCTTTGGCGCATCCGGCCGCAACGGCGGGCAGATCGTCAACAGCTATAGCCGCGACATCGACGTGATCGAAAAGACGCTGGGCAACGATCAGGCGCGCATGCTGGGCGACATGGCCTTCGAGGGTGGGCGCATCATCCGCGACCGGGTCAAGCGCTACAACATCAAGTGTGATCTGAAGGACGGTGGCGTGTTCGCCGCGTTCAACCAGAAGCAGATGGACCACCTGCAGGCACAGAAGAAGCTGTGGGAGCGCTACGGGCATACCGAACTGCAGATGCTCGATACCGCCGGCATCCGTGACGTGGTCAATACCGATCTGTACGTGGGTGGCATGCTCGACATGAGCGGCGGACACATCCACCCGCTCAACCTGGTCCTCGGCGAAGCGGCAGCTGTCGAATCGCTCGGCGGCATCATTCACGAGCAGAGCCGCGTGATGCGCGTCGAGCAGGGCGAACGCCCGGTGGTGCACACCGAGCACGGGCAGGTGAAAGCCCGGTTCGTCGTCGTGGCGGGCAACGCCTACCTGGGCGATCTGATTCCGCAGCTCGCGGCCAAGTCCATGCCCTGCGGGACCCAGGTGGTCGCCACCGAGCCATTGAGCCCCGAGGTCGCCTATTCCCTGCTGCCGCAGGACTACTGCGTCGAAGACTGCAGCTACCTGCTCGACTACTACCGGCTGACCGGCGATCGCCGGCTCATCTTCGGCGGCGGCGTAGTCTACGGCGCGCGGGACCCGGCGGATGTGGTCTCGCTGGTACGCCCGAACCTGGTCAGAACCTTCCCGCAGCTCAAGGACGTGAAGATCGACTACGCCTGGACCGGCAACTTCCTCCTCACGCTCTCGCGCCTGCCACAGATGGGCCGGATCGGCAGCAACATCTATTACTCGCAAGGCTGCAGCGGCCATGGCGTGACCTTTACCCATGTCGCCGGCAAGGTGCTGGCAGAAGCCCTGCGCGGCCAGGCTGAACGTTTTGACGCCTTCGCGGCACTACCGCACTACCCGTTCCCGGGTGGCCGACTGTTCCGTGTGCCGTTCACCGCGATGGGTGCGTGGTACTACCAGATGCGCGACAAACTGGGCATCTGA
- a CDS encoding DHA2 family efflux MFS transporter permease subunit yields MAEGIATGSREEVIPPPSRRDWIAILSAILGAFMAILDIQIINSSLKDIQGALSATIEEGSWISTSYLVAEIIIIPLAAWLTVVMSPRRFAVVISSIFVIASLLCSMAWSLESMIIFRVLQGLAGGALIPFAFTLVLTKLPPASRPKGMALFAITATFAPSIGPTIGGWLTESFGWEYIFYINIFPGLLMIAGLLYGLDKAPPQWHMLKKGDYAGIVTMAIGLGTLQVFLEEGHREDWLESDLMVTLAVTAFVSLTMFVILQLSRDNHLINLRLFKERNFLLGSLANIGLGVGLYGTVFVLPVYLAQIQNYNALQIGQVIMWMGIPQLAVIPLVPVIMRFIDARLICATGFALFGFASFYSGTLNLDFAGDQFIGIQIFRALGQPMVLVPLSILATAMIPPSQAGSASSLYNILRNLGGAIGIAALATILDSRAKHYFDYLRIHVSPDNPAVQDRLDALTQQFGNADAALMALNQQVHQQAAIMAYNDAFHLIGVMLAFSMVCILLVRPLPKPAA; encoded by the coding sequence GTGGCTGAAGGCATCGCCACCGGCTCGCGCGAAGAGGTTATCCCACCACCGAGCCGACGTGACTGGATTGCCATTCTCAGCGCCATCCTCGGCGCCTTCATGGCGATCCTGGATATCCAGATCATCAACTCGTCGCTCAAGGACATTCAGGGCGCGCTGTCGGCGACCATCGAAGAAGGCTCCTGGATATCCACCTCCTATCTGGTCGCCGAGATCATCATCATTCCGCTGGCAGCCTGGCTGACCGTGGTCATGTCGCCGCGACGCTTCGCCGTGGTGATCTCCAGCATCTTCGTCATCGCCTCGCTGCTCTGTTCCATGGCCTGGAGCCTGGAGAGCATGATCATCTTCCGCGTGCTGCAGGGCCTGGCCGGCGGCGCGCTGATCCCGTTCGCCTTCACTCTGGTATTGACCAAACTGCCGCCCGCCTCGCGCCCCAAGGGCATGGCGCTGTTCGCGATCACCGCGACCTTCGCGCCGTCCATCGGGCCCACCATCGGTGGCTGGCTGACCGAAAGCTTTGGCTGGGAATACATCTTCTACATCAACATCTTCCCCGGCCTGCTGATGATCGCCGGCCTGCTCTACGGCCTGGACAAGGCGCCGCCGCAGTGGCACATGCTGAAGAAAGGCGACTATGCCGGCATCGTCACCATGGCGATCGGTTTGGGTACGCTGCAGGTCTTTCTGGAAGAAGGCCACCGCGAGGACTGGCTGGAGTCCGACCTCATGGTCACCCTCGCGGTAACCGCCTTCGTCAGCCTGACCATGTTCGTGATCCTGCAGCTTTCGCGTGACAACCACCTGATCAACCTGCGGCTGTTCAAGGAACGCAACTTCCTGCTGGGGAGCCTCGCCAATATCGGCCTGGGTGTCGGGCTGTACGGAACGGTGTTCGTCCTGCCGGTGTACCTGGCGCAGATCCAGAACTACAACGCCCTGCAGATCGGCCAGGTGATCATGTGGATGGGGATTCCGCAGCTGGCGGTCATCCCGCTGGTGCCGGTGATCATGCGTTTCATCGACGCCCGCCTCATCTGCGCCACCGGGTTCGCGCTGTTCGGCTTCGCCAGTTTTTACAGTGGCACGCTCAATCTGGACTTTGCCGGAGACCAGTTCATCGGCATTCAGATCTTCCGCGCTTTGGGCCAGCCGATGGTGCTGGTGCCGCTGTCGATTCTCGCCACGGCGATGATCCCGCCGTCGCAGGCCGGCTCGGCCTCCAGCCTGTACAACATCCTGCGCAATCTCGGTGGCGCGATCGGCATTGCCGCGCTGGCCACCATTCTGGACAGCCGCGCCAAGCACTACTTCGATTACCTGCGCATTCATGTCAGCCCGGACAACCCGGCGGTACAGGACCGGCTCGATGCGCTGACGCAGCAGTTCGGCAACGCCGATGCGGCCCTGATGGCGCTCAACCAGCAGGTTCATCAGCAGGCGGCGATCATGGCGTACAACGATGCCTTCCACCTGATCGGCGTGATGCTCGCCTTTTCCATGGTCTGCATCCTGCTGGTTCGCCCACTGCCCAAACCTGCGGCGTAA
- a CDS encoding HlyD family secretion protein, with protein MSSRVRTRLFIFLFLVAIVGAAFFAHWWLIGRHYESTNNAYVQGEITRISSQLSAQVTEVLVTDNQLVEAGDVLVRLDSRDYDIALQRARANLAMREAERFEAQSRLAQQDSLIEAALADVAAREAEQRRVEADIKRIEPLRKSGYASEEQLSNFRAQLDVTKAQVRRAQADVQTQRLTKETLQADIERFAALIDASQAEIAKAELDLARTEIIAPAGGRIGQRSVRTGLNVQPGAHLMALVPQTELWVQANFKETQIQRMHDDQPTTLLFDAFPGEEVPGRIDSLFPASGAQFSLLPPENATGNFTKVVQRIPVKVMVDPDHPLAGKIRPGMSVTVKVDLRG; from the coding sequence ATGTCCTCCCGCGTTCGTACCCGCCTGTTCATCTTTCTATTTCTGGTTGCCATCGTCGGCGCCGCGTTCTTCGCCCACTGGTGGTTGATCGGTCGCCACTACGAAAGCACCAACAACGCCTACGTTCAGGGGGAGATCACGCGCATCAGCAGCCAGCTCAGCGCCCAGGTGACCGAGGTGCTGGTGACCGACAACCAGCTGGTCGAAGCCGGTGACGTACTGGTCCGCCTGGATAGCCGCGACTACGACATCGCCCTGCAGCGCGCCCGCGCCAACCTGGCCATGCGCGAGGCGGAACGCTTCGAGGCGCAATCGCGTCTGGCCCAGCAGGACAGCCTGATCGAAGCGGCACTGGCCGACGTCGCCGCACGTGAAGCCGAGCAGCGCCGGGTGGAAGCTGACATCAAGCGGATCGAACCGCTCCGCAAATCCGGCTACGCCTCCGAAGAACAACTCAGCAATTTCCGCGCCCAGCTCGACGTGACCAAGGCACAGGTCCGCCGTGCGCAGGCAGACGTACAGACCCAGCGTCTGACCAAGGAGACACTCCAGGCCGACATCGAGCGCTTCGCCGCACTGATCGATGCGTCCCAGGCCGAGATCGCCAAGGCCGAGCTTGATCTGGCGCGCACCGAGATCATCGCGCCGGCCGGCGGCCGCATCGGCCAGCGCAGCGTTCGCACCGGCCTGAATGTGCAGCCCGGCGCGCATCTTATGGCGCTGGTGCCGCAGACCGAGCTCTGGGTACAGGCGAATTTCAAGGAAACGCAGATTCAGCGCATGCACGATGATCAGCCCACCACGCTGCTGTTCGACGCCTTCCCCGGCGAAGAAGTACCGGGGCGGATCGATAGCCTGTTCCCTGCGTCAGGTGCACAGTTCAGTCTGCTCCCGCCGGAGAACGCGACTGGCAACTTCACCAAGGTCGTGCAGCGCATTCCGGTGAAGGTGATGGTCGATCCGGACCACCCGCTTGCCGGAAAGATACGCCCGGGGATGTCAGTCACGGTGAAGGTCGACCTGCGTGGCTGA
- a CDS encoding LysR family transcriptional regulator, with protein sequence MGLDDALIFTRVVECHSFTSAALTLGMQKSTVSRRIAQLEDRLGVRLLNRTTRKLRLTEVGQAYYERCRQIMQEFAEAEQAIMQLQREPTGLLRVSSPIEFGQLFLGGVVGDFMRRYPAIQVEVELTTRIIDPVEEGVDVVIHRGRPHDSSLVARPMITSPCQLFASPGYVAQHGMPQRPEDLSSHRCINTMDTGRKWHFVDPQVSVQIQSVLTVNNITFAREAAIAGAGIINVPSFIAEPCVEEGTLLRVLPGVTLPSAELYALYPSRRFQAMKVKAFIDFMIERLESRLNPEVEPQGATLVTSTAS encoded by the coding sequence ATGGGTTTGGATGACGCTTTGATTTTTACCCGCGTGGTCGAGTGCCACAGCTTCACCAGTGCGGCACTCACGCTGGGCATGCAGAAATCCACCGTCAGCCGCCGTATCGCCCAGCTCGAGGATCGGCTCGGCGTGCGGCTGCTAAATCGCACCACGCGCAAGCTGCGTCTGACGGAAGTGGGTCAGGCGTATTACGAGCGCTGCCGCCAGATCATGCAGGAATTTGCCGAGGCAGAACAAGCGATCATGCAGCTGCAGCGCGAGCCCACCGGCTTGCTGCGTGTCAGCTCGCCGATCGAGTTCGGGCAGCTGTTCCTGGGCGGCGTGGTGGGCGATTTCATGCGGCGTTACCCGGCCATTCAGGTCGAGGTGGAGCTGACCACGCGCATCATCGATCCGGTCGAGGAGGGTGTGGACGTGGTCATTCACCGTGGCCGTCCGCACGACTCCAGCCTGGTGGCCCGGCCCATGATCACCAGCCCCTGTCAGCTGTTCGCCAGCCCGGGTTATGTGGCCCAGCATGGCATGCCGCAGCGGCCGGAGGACCTGTCCTCGCATCGCTGCATCAACACCATGGATACCGGTCGCAAGTGGCACTTCGTTGATCCGCAGGTCAGCGTGCAGATCCAGTCGGTGCTGACGGTCAACAACATCACCTTCGCTCGCGAAGCGGCGATCGCCGGAGCAGGCATCATTAATGTGCCGTCGTTCATCGCCGAGCCGTGCGTCGAGGAAGGCACGCTGCTGCGGGTGTTGCCGGGGGTGACGCTGCCGTCGGCGGAGCTGTACGCGCTCTATCCGTCGAGGCGCTTCCAGGCGATGAAGGTCAAGGCGTTCATCGATTTCATGATCGAGCGTCTGGAATCACGCCTGAATCCGGAAGTGGAGCCGCAAGGGGCTACGCTGGTAACATCGACGGCTTCATAG
- the gltX gene encoding glutamate--tRNA ligase has protein sequence MTVRTRIAPSPTGDPHVGTAYIALFNQCFARQHGGQFILRIEDTDQVRSSAESEKQILDSLRWLGLEWDEGPDVGGPHGPYRQSERSAIYVEHSEQLIRNGHGFRCFCTPERLDALRAEQMANKQTPGYDGHCLTLADSEVEQRVAAGEPHVVRMKVPTEGVCMVKDMLRGDIEIPWEQVDMQVLMKADGLPTYHMANVVDDHLMGITHVLRGEEWINSAPKHMLLYQYFGWDMPELCHMPLLRNPDKSKLSKRKNPTSITFYERMGYLPQALLNYLGRMGWSMPDEREKFTLAEMVEHFDIQRVSLGGPIFDVEKLAWLNGMWIRELSEQDFVEAAQKWALNGDYLKPLVPLVQARVETFSDLLPLAGFFLTGKVNPDPALFEHKKLSADDVRKTMQLLLWKLEALRNWDKDSITATIQRVAESQELKLRDLMPLLFAAITGQGSSVSVLDAMAHLGPDLSRFRLRQALELLGGTSKKEAKAWEKLLAEI, from the coding sequence ATGACCGTTCGTACCCGTATCGCTCCGTCGCCAACCGGCGACCCGCACGTAGGCACTGCCTACATCGCCCTGTTCAACCAGTGCTTTGCCCGCCAGCACGGCGGGCAGTTCATCCTGCGCATCGAAGATACCGATCAGGTGCGTTCCAGCGCCGAGTCCGAGAAACAGATCCTCGATTCCCTGCGCTGGCTGGGGCTGGAATGGGACGAGGGTCCGGATGTCGGTGGTCCGCATGGGCCGTACCGTCAGAGCGAGCGCAGCGCCATCTATGTCGAACACAGCGAGCAGCTGATTCGCAACGGACACGGTTTTCGCTGCTTCTGTACGCCGGAGCGGCTCGACGCCCTGCGCGCCGAACAGATGGCCAACAAGCAGACGCCCGGGTACGACGGCCACTGCCTGACGCTCGCCGACTCCGAGGTCGAGCAGCGGGTTGCCGCAGGCGAGCCCCACGTCGTGCGCATGAAAGTGCCAACCGAAGGCGTGTGCATGGTCAAGGACATGCTGCGCGGGGACATCGAGATTCCCTGGGAGCAGGTCGACATGCAGGTGCTGATGAAGGCCGATGGCCTGCCGACCTATCACATGGCGAATGTGGTGGATGACCACTTGATGGGCATCACCCATGTACTGCGCGGAGAGGAGTGGATCAACTCGGCGCCCAAACACATGCTGCTGTATCAGTACTTCGGCTGGGACATGCCCGAGCTGTGCCATATGCCGCTGCTGCGCAATCCGGACAAGAGCAAGCTGTCCAAGCGCAAGAATCCGACCAGCATCACCTTCTACGAGCGTATGGGCTATCTGCCCCAGGCGCTGCTCAATTATCTCGGGCGCATGGGCTGGTCGATGCCGGATGAGCGCGAGAAATTCACCCTGGCAGAAATGGTCGAGCATTTCGACATCCAGCGTGTGTCGCTCGGCGGGCCGATTTTCGATGTGGAGAAGCTCGCCTGGCTCAACGGCATGTGGATCCGCGAGCTGTCCGAACAGGATTTCGTCGAGGCCGCACAGAAGTGGGCACTGAACGGCGACTACCTGAAACCGCTGGTGCCCTTGGTGCAGGCGCGGGTGGAAACCTTCAGCGATCTGCTGCCGCTGGCCGGCTTCTTCCTGACCGGTAAGGTGAACCCGGACCCGGCGCTATTCGAGCACAAGAAGCTGTCTGCCGATGACGTGCGCAAGACCATGCAGCTGCTGCTGTGGAAGCTCGAGGCGCTGCGTAACTGGGACAAGGACAGCATTACCGCCACCATCCAGCGTGTCGCAGAAAGCCAGGAGCTCAAGCTACGTGACTTGATGCCGCTGCTCTTTGCCGCCATTACCGGGCAGGGCAGTTCCGTGTCGGTGCTCGATGCGATGGCCCATCTGGGCCCGGACCTGTCGCGCTTTCGCCTGCGCCAGGCGCTCGAATTACTGGGCGGCACGTCGAAGAAGGAAGCCAAGGCCTGGGAAAAGCTTCTCGCGGAGATCTGA